The window GGGATTTGTAGCAAAAAATTGACCTTTTCATCACCATTTTTTAACGATGCTTGAATTTCAGTACCAGCAACGCGTCCATCAAATAGAGGGGTTAAAGATTGCTGCTTAAAACCAAAAAACGTCCCTTCTCCTGTTTTTATATCAATATAGCGATTTAATCGTGCTTTTCTCAGTTCAACTGCAGTAGGAGTGTTATCGTTTACAAATTGATTTTCAATCCTTGCTTGAGATAATTGAGTAAAACCATGACCTGCTGTAACAAGATCATCAGTTTCACCATCATAAAAGAAAGAACCTTCAATGTGTAACCATGATGGCTTAATATTGCTTGCTATAACAGGCTTTTTATTGGTAAAGGAATAAGTATCAGCATAACTTATATTAGAGCTAAGCAGAAACAGAGAACCTAAAGTAGCAAACATAACACTATTTTTCATAACAAACCTATCAACACCCTTCATTAACTAGCAGACCTATTATATCAATAACCATACGATATTCTGTAAATGATTTTACTTATAAACTTCTTCCTTGTATCTATCATTCTTTCATCTATCTTGATAAAACTTACGCTAATTAATTAATCGAAAAAGGGTATTGCATAAATATCCCTAAAAACTTGAGTATTATTTTGTCATTTATGTATTCAATATTTTACTTTAGCTTTATATTTCTTTATTTATCTTTACTTTTAAGTGTCTCTATGCCATGATTGATGAGGATTTATAATCTATTACGTTAAATTTATTTATTAATATTAGTAGTTAAACGAAGAGATTTTATGAAACAAAATTATTCTACTTTTGCTCAAAGATTAAGATATATCATTGGTGATGATTCATTACTGAGTTTTTCTAAAAAATGTAATTTATCTGAAAGTGCGATTCGAAAATATATCAGAGAAGAGTCAGAACCTACTTTACAAAATCTATTAACGATAGCTAAAGTTGGAAATGTTTCAGTTGCTTGGCTCGCTACAGGTAACGATCCATTTGTATCTAATGCAGACCTACTTCCGCAAGATACCAAAAATATTGTCGTCACAATTCCTGAAATTGAATTTAATAATATTTTATCCTATTCCAAACAAGATATTTATTCAGCTGAAAAAAAAGAATTTATCATTACCGAGTGGGTAATTAGCCGAAATTGGTTATACCGTTCAGGCTTAATTAATGAAAATTTAGCAGTAGTTCAAATTCCATATAATAATATGAGCAATACCATCAAATTTGGCGATATTGCGGTGGTGACCTTAATAGAAGAAGAGCAACAGGATGTGTTAAGTGGCATCTATATTGTATTATTGAATGGTAAACTATTTATCAAACGTATCCAATACGATCCGATTGAAGATGGCTATCATTTTATTAATGATAATCATTCATTTGGTAACCACTTTATCAAACAAGAGAGCAATAACCAATTTAGAGTTATTGCAAAAGTTGAACAAGTCCTTACCAATTTATCAAGCTAGCTATTGGGGTGATATCACTCCCCAATAATTTTTAGTCAGAAAGCGTTTAATTCACCTTATCGGCTACTGATCCACTCTTTCAATATTAACAAATTTTGTCTTTGCATGATATCTAACCAAATTCGTCTAGCTTTTGTCACCGTACCAGTACTGATTTTAAGAACCTGTTCAATTTCATGGTTATTTTTACCATCAGCTAACAAATCAATCATTGTAAGCCAATTTTCACTATAGCCTAAGTGCTCCAGTCCTGTACCTTTTAAATTACTAAAATATCGCCAGCAACTTTTACAACGAAATTGAGCACGTCGAGTATCATTCATTTTTTGGCAATGGATTGAATCGCAATGTGGGCATGTTGCCGTTGTTGCATTTAATATACCAGTCACCCATGATTTTAGCTGCTGGATCTGTTGTACCACATTATCAGGAATTGACTGTTGAGTGCCTTCAATAAATGGCTGATACCATTGGTAAAGTTCAGGATAATGTGTCTGCATGTATTGTTCAATAACCCGAACTCGACGTTTAATAACCCATGGAGTATAAGTATTTAATTCGTGACGAATAGTTGCATAACCTTGCCCACATAGACGTCGTTCAGCAATAATAGGCAGTAATTCGAGTGGGGCTAAACGATAAAATGGGGTATTTAGACTACGATTAAAACCGCGTTTACATACACTACATCGGCAATACCCCGAAGAAGCATTAACAAAATATAATTTGGTATTTTTACAATAAGGACACTCAGTCGGTTTATCGCTTAATAATTTTAGATCGCTAATCAGGGCTTCAGCTTGGTTATGTAGATTAGTTGGGACAAAATTAGAATACATATAGATCTCGCTCATTATAATATCGACTGAATTCTATTTTTTATCTTACACTATAATGATAGGTTACAGCAATAATTTAACGAATAATATACTATTTCAAGACGCTTCAATATATAGACTCCCCTATTTTAACGCCATTTGCTCGCTATCATAATTTCCAGTACATTTTTAACGGCATAATAATCACTTTAGATAATTCAACTAAAATAATCCCAATGACAACCCCCAGTAATCTAGCGATACCAGGCTCTACCGAGGTAGAGGCTAAAGAGTCAGGAACCATAACCACTAAATAAACTAAAACAAATTGGGTTCCAATATAAGAGAATGATTGACCACTATTTTCAATCTGGCGACCAATTAGAATACCGAATGCTAATATTAGGCCTGCGATTAACAAATTAATTTGATAAAAAGGTAAAAATAATAGCGCCAACATCCCACCAGATAAACAACCTAAAAAACGGTGAAAGTTACGCTTAGAGACAACCTTAGCATTGTTAATACTAGATAACGGTACGGTGAGAACAACAAAGCAGGTAATCGCTGTTTGAGCTAAGTATTGCAAATCAAAAAAGTGCTCTAAAAAGGGTAATGTCGCTAACGAAATCATTGCTCGTAATGAGTGAATAATTGTATATTTTTCACACATAGAAAATTTAGCAACATTACTAAGCCCAACTTTAGCTGGTTTTAGTTTCAATTTAGGTTTAACAAGATTAGAAATCAGACTCACAATCATCGAGGCCGTAATTCCGGCAAAAACCTCAACTAAACGAGTGGTAACAAATGTTTGAACTTGGCTAAATGGATTACCTAAAGCATCGACACTAACCATAATGTAAGTAATACCAAAAAACAGCCAAGCATAATTATATTTGCTCGTAATCGCAAAATAGAGCGCAACACCTGCAGTTAAGGCCATTGCAAGTGTAATAAAGAATAGCCCGTCACCGAAAAAATAAGCGGTAATATAGGCTAATAGTGCACCAATAATAGTACCTAAAAATCGCAAAGAACCACGAATAAGTGTATCAATCACATGAGAACGCATCACCATATAACCGGAAAAAGCCGCCCAACCGACATTGGTCGCATTCATTTGATGTGCTAAAAAAATTGCTAAAAAAACTGAGAGAATGACCTCAAACTCATCAATAAAACGAGCTAATGTGATATTTTTATAGTTAAATTGTTGAATAATATCTTTAATAAAAACCGATATATTATGTAATGATTCCATTCGTTAAACCAAATTATACTTTTTATATAGAGTGATAGAGCTAATTGCAAAATATATATTGTCACTAATTTAATGATGCGTCTTAAGGTATGAAAACGATTAATTGATAGTGTTGTGTATTTTCCTAAATGATGATTTGCTTATACTACTGCGAATATATTATTAACTTCAAGATATTTAAATATCTTGGACGATCTTTTTTGCAGTAACATTTATCTATCCGCTAATATCAATCACACTTATTTAATTATATAATCTAATAAGGTATTTTTCTTATAAAGGATATTTTATGTATAGCTTTACTAATGATTATAATGAAACGGCACATCCCATATTATTAGAGGCGCTAATGACCGCTTCGCAACAAAAAAATGGCGGTTATGGTCTAGATAACTATTGTGAAAAAGCAACAAATCAGATAAAAAAAATCCTGCAATCACCTGATTCAGCCGTGCACTTTTTACCCGGAGGTACAATCACTAACCTTACCTTTATTGCCCATACTCTAAGACCTTATCAAGCCGTTATTGCAGCAGAAAGTGGTCATATAGCAGTTCATGAAACGGGTGCAATTGAAGGAACGGGACACAAAGTTATTACGGTAAAGTGTACAGAAGGCAAATTAACTCCTGAACTCATAAAACCGGTATTGGAAGAACATTGCGATGAACATATGGTCCAACCTAAATTAGTCTATATTTCTAATACCACAGAACTGGGGACAATTTACAGTAAAGATGAACTACAAAAGCTATACAAATTCTGTCAAGCAAACAACCTCTATCTCTATCTGGATGGTGCTCGCTTAGCTATGGCCTTAACTGCTCCTGATAATGATATTGAATTTACTGATCTCGCTAAATATACGGATGCCTTTTATATAGGTGGCACTAAAGTGGGTGCGTTTGCTGGTGAAGCGCTGGTTATCAATAATCAGGTACTCAATTACGACTTCCGCTTTACTATGAAACAGAAAGGCGCCATGATGGCTAAAGGCTGGATTTTGGGCGTACAGTTTCTGACACTGATGCAGAATAATTTGTACCAAGAGCTAGGCAACCATAGTAACCAAATGGCGCTTCAAGCAAAAGCCATCTTTACTCAATATGGTTTTACTTTTGCTGAAAAACCACAAACCAATCAATTATTTGTTAATATTCCTGATAATATTGCAACAGAAATAACGAAACATTTTGAGGTTTACTCATTTGGTAAACCTAATTCTACGCATACTTGTTTACGTTTTTGTACATCATGGGCAACAACACAAGACGATATTACTCGTTTAAAACATACAATCGATAAAATCATCAGCTAGTCTTTGTTGATCAAACTTACCTCAATAATGAGGTAAGTTCATCTCAATAGATACCACTAAAATATGATTACAGTAAGTATTTAATACTTAGTGATATATACTGTTTTCGTTATCATTTTGTTGTCACTTTATATTATAGTATAAAACATACTTAACGAAGCTACATAACAGCTATTGCGACATCCCATCAATAAGCTTAAATAATAACATTAACCTAAAACCATAATAAATTTAATGACTTTATTAAAAATAGCTTGTCATATTACCAATTCTGTTATATGTTAATAAAACAGTTTAATTGGAGCTTATTATTTTATGAATTTACTTTGCATCAGCTTAAATAACCACCATCATCATCATTTCCCTGATTAGTCTTCGGGCTTTTGGTGCTGGAAGACAATTATCTTCCGGTGGAGCGCAAAGAAAGTCACAAGAGAGCCCTCGGAAGATTACCTTCCGAGGGTTTTTTTATGGATTATATTTGCTGATACGAAAATTCAATCATCATCAATGGGAGAAAAACATGTTAGATAATTCACGTTTACGTATTGCAATGCAAAAATCAGGGCGCCTTAGTGACGAATCAAAAAAATTACTATCGCAATGTGGTATTAAAATTAACTTACAAGAACAACGCCTTATTGCTTTCGCAGAAAATATGCCTATCGATATTTTACGTGTCCGTGATGATGATATTCCTGGACTTGTCATTGATGGTGTCGTTGATATTGGTATTGTCGGTGAAAATGTACTCGAAGAAGAAGTACTAGATCGTCAAGCAGAAGGTCAGCAGCCACAATATAAACTCTTACGACGACTTGATTTTGGTGGATGTCGTTTATCGATTGCGGCCCCAAGAGATTTTAAATATTCTGGACCTCAATGTTTACAAGACCTACGTATTGCAACCACTTACCCTCACCTACTTAAACGCTATCTATCTCAATCTAACGTCACTTTTAAAACATGTTTACTCAATGGCTCTGTTGAAGTTGCACCTCGAGCAGGACTGGCAGATGTCATTTGTGATTTAGTATCAAGTGGTGCAACCCTTGAAGCCAATGGATTAAAAGAGATTGAAGTTATCTATAAATCGAAGGCGTGCTTAATCCAACGTGAAGGTCAAATAGCATCTGAAAAACAAGCACTTATCAATAAACTACTAACCCGTATTCAAGGTGTTATTCAAGCGCGTGAATCAAAATATATTATGCTCCATGCCCCAACTGAAGTACTTGATCAAGTTGTCGCTTTACTTCCTGGTGCCGAATACCCAACAATTTTACCATTAACTGGTGAGAAAAATCGTGTAGCTTTACATATGGTGAGTAGCGAATCACTGTTCTGGGAGACAATGGAAAAACTCAAAGCATTAGGTGCAAGCTCAATCCTCGTTTTACCAATCGAAAAAATGATGGAGTGATCCCATGAAATTAACCTATTGGCAAAACTGTAGTGCGTCAGAGCAGCAAGCCCTATTAACTCGACCTGCAATCAGTGAATCAAATTCGATTACTCAGGCTGTTGCGACGATACTTACAGACGTAAAAAATAATGGTGATACCGCTCTAAAAGCATTAAGCCAAAAGTTTGATAAAGTCACGCTACAAAATGTACAGCTAGATCCAGCCGCAATTACACTCGCAGCAACTCAAGTGAAAGCAGAGTTGAAACAAGCAATGCAACAAGCGGCTAAAAATATTGAAGTTTTTCACCGAGCACAAATTCGACAGACGGTGACGGTTGAAACCATGCCCGGTATCACCTGCCAACAAATGACCCGTCCTGTTGATTCTGTTGGTTTATATATTCCAGGTGGCTCTGCTCCGTTATTATCAACCGTATTAATGTTAGCCATTCCTGCAAAAATAGCAGGTTGCCGCAAAATTATCTTATGTTCTCCCCCGCCAATTGCGAATGAAATTTTATATGCAGCACAGCTATGTGGTATAACTGAAATATACCAACTTGGTGGGGCACAAGCGATCGCTGCAATGGCATTTGGTACTGAAACACTACCAAAAGTTGATAAAATTTTTGGTCCAGGTAATGCTTATGTTACCGAAGCTAAGCGCCAAATTAGTCAACAAATTGATGGTGCTGCTATTGATATGCCAGCAGGCCCGTCAGAAGTATTAGTTATCGCTGATAGTGGAGCAAATCCAACCTTTATTGCTGCTGATTTACTCTCACAAGCAGAACACGGACCTGATTCTCAAGTCATTTTGCTTACACCTGATGAAAATCTGGCTACTGCCGTATCTGATGCAATTAACAAGCAATTAGCACAACTATCGCGTAAAGATATAGCCGAAAAAGCGTTACAACAAAGTCGCTTAATCATTACTAACGATATTACGCAGTGTATTGAAATTAGTAATCGTTATGGGCCGGAACATTTAATTATTCAAACTCGTAACGCTCGACAATTAGTTGATAAAATCAGTAGTGCTGGCTCGATATTCCTCGGTGACTGGTCACCTGAATCGGTTGGCGATTATGCATCAGGGACAAATCATGTCTTACCAACTTATGGTTATACAGCAACCTATTCTAGCCTTGGATTGGCTGATTTTCAAAAACGTATGACTGTTCAAGAGTTGACACCACAAGGTTTATTGGCTATCGGTCGTACCGTTGAATTAATGGCTGAAGCTGAACAGCTAACAGCTCACAAACAAGCCGTTTCCTTAAGACTTGCTGAACTCAATAAGGATTAAGCAAATGAATAAAAAAATCGATATCAATCAATTGGTAAGAAAAAATGTCCAAGCACTTACACCTTATCAATCTGCACGACGAATTGGTGGGAATGGTGATGTCTGGCTTAATGCCAATGAATATCCAACAGCTCCCTATTTTGAGCTCACACAACAAACATTAAATCGCTATCCAGAACCACAACCTGAAGCGGTGATTACGCGCTATGCTGAATATGCAGGTGTAAAGCCTGAGCAATTAATTGTTAGCCGAGGAGCTGATGAAGCAATTGAACTATTAATGAGGGGATTTTGTGAACCAAATCAAGATAGCATTATTTATTGTCCACCGACTTATGGCATGTATCAAGTTAGTGCACAAACATTAGGTATCGCGTGTAAGGTTATTGCACAAACAGCTGATTGGCAACTTGATTTACCGGCTATTGAATGTAATCTAGATAATGTAAAATTAATCTATGTTTGTTCTCCAAATAATCCAACAGGTAACAAGCTAAACCCTGAAGATATTAAAGCATTATTAGCTATGGCGGAAAATCGTGCATTAGTTGTTGTTGATGAAGCTTATATTGAATTTTCTATAGAGAACTCAATTATAAACTGGCTAACCGATTATCCACATTTAGTCATTTTACGAACACTATCAAAAGCGTTTTCTTTAGCTGGCTTACGTTGTGGCTTTACTATTGCAAATAAACCCGTGATTGATGTGTTACAAAAGGTCATTGCACCTTATCCTTTAGCCGTACCAGTAGCTGATATTGCAAGCCAAGCACTAAGCAAAGAAAATATTAAAGCAATGCAACTACATGTGCTAAATTTAAATCACCAAAAAGATAAATTTATTGCTGAGCTCAACAAAATTAGCCTAGTTGAACAAGTCTATCCAAGTTATGCCAATTATGTTTTAGTGAAGTTTAAACAGAGTTCAACTGTTTTCCAACAACTTTGGCAAAAAGGCATTATTTTGCGTGACCAAAACAAACAGTTAAGCTTAGCAGGTTGTATTCGCATTACTATCGGAACTCAAGCAGAGTGTGATGCGGTGATTAATGCGTTAGATAATTTGCAAAAAACAATTTAGGGAACTCATTTAATGGCACAAAAATACTTATTTATTGATCGCGATGGTACTTTAATTACCGAGCCCCCAGTCGATTTTCAGGTAGATAAATTTGAAAAACTGGCTTTTGAACCTAATGTAATCCCTGCATTATTAAAACTACAGGCTTCAGGATTTAAACTAGTAATGGTGACAAACCAAGATGGGCTAGGCACGAGTAGCTACCCTCAGGCTGATTTTGACGGCCCCCATGATTTGATGATGCAAATATTTAGCTCGCAAGGTATTAAATTTGAAGAAGTGTTAATTTGCCCACATTTTCCAACAGATAATTGTGACTGTCGTAAACCCAAATTGCAACTCGTACTCTCTTATTTAACTAGCGGTAATTTAGATAAAGTAAACAGCTATGTTATTGGTGATCGTGAAACGGATATAAAATTAGCGGAAAATATGGGAATAACAGGTCTACGTTATAACCCTGTCACGTTGAGCTGGGATGAGATAACACAAAGGTTAACTACCCCTGACCGTTACGCAAAAGTACAGCGTAATACCAAAGAGACACAAATTTTAGTTGAAGTTTGGTTAGACCGTCAAGGCAACAGTACGATTAATACTGGAATTGGTTTTTTTGACCATATGCTCGATCAAATTGCGACGCATGGTGGCATTAGACTCAATATCCAAGTTAAAGGTGACCTCCATATTGATGATCATCATACTATTGAGGATACCGGGCTAGCATTAGGAGAAGCATTAAAACTGGCATTAGGAGATAAACGCGGTATCAATCGTTATGCTTCAGTGATTCCAATGGATGAATGCTTGGCTAGTTGCGCAATCGACATATCAGGACGGCCTTACCTAAAATTCTCAGCGCAATTTGATCATCAAAAGGTCGGAGATATGAGTACGCAAATGGTTGAACACTTTTTCTACTCGTTAAGCTACACGATGGCAATTACGCTACATATTGAAACAACTGGCGATAATGATCATCATAAAGTTGAAAGCCTGTTCAAAGCTTTTGCCAGAACGTTAAAGCAAGCCATAAAACTTGAAGGTAACAATCTACCGAGTTCAAAAGGAGTCCTATAATGCAAGTGGTTATTCTCGACACCGGCTGTGCTAATTTATCTTCAGTAAAATATGCTATTGAGCGTTTAGGTTATCAACCAACAATCACTGCTGATCCAGAGTTAGTCCTACAATCAGATAAACTTTTTTTACCTGGTGTTGGTACAGCCAGCGCAGCAATGGCGAATTTACAACAGCGTAATTTGATTGAGCTAATAAAAGTATGTACTCAACCAATTTTAGGTATCTGCCTTGGTATGCAACTACTTGCTAAACATAGTGAAGAAGGCAATGTTGATACACTAGATATTATTGATCAATCAATCATTAAAATTCCGGATCACGGTTTACCACTACCACATATGGGGTGGAATAAAGTTTACCCACAAGCGGGTCATCATCTGTTTCGAGATATACCTGATGGCGCCTATTTTTATTTTGTCCATGGATATGCCTTACCATTATGCTCAGCAACTATCGCGGAAACCAGTTACGGCGAAAATTTTACCGCAGCCGTACAAAAAGACAATTATTTCGGTGTTCAATTTCATCCCGAGCGTTCTGGCTCGGCCGGTGCAAAACTACTGAAGAACTTCTTGGAGATGTAATGCAAATGCAAAAACCCACTATTATTCCAGCTTTAGATTTAATTGATGGTAATGTTGTACGCCTACATCAAGGAGACTACAATCAAAAACGTGAATATGGAAATGATCCACTGCTCAGGTTGCAAGATTATCAAGCTCAGGGCGCAAAAATTCTACATCTCGTCGATTTAACGGGAGCCAAAGATCCTAATGCTCGGCAAATTGATCTAATTAAACACTTAATTGATGGCGTTAATGTACCCGTGCAGATTGGTGGAGGGATCCGAACTGAGAGCGATGTGAAAGCATTACTTGATGCTGGTGCGGCTCGTGTTGTTATTGGTTCAACGGCTATAAAATCCCCCGACATGGTTAAACAGTGGTTTAAAAATTATGGTGCAGAGCGTTTAGTTCTTGCTTTAGACGTAAGAATTAATCAGGCCGGAGAAAAACATATTGCGATTCATGGTTGGCAAGAAGAGTCGACTCAAACCCTTGAAGATGTAGTCGAGGACTTTTTACCTTATGGACTCAAACATGTACTCTGCACTGATATCTCAAAAGATGGTACACTTAGCGGATCAAATGTTGCTCTCTATCAAACGATCAGTCAAAAATATCCGCAGGTCGCCTTTCAAGCTTCTGGTGGAATTGGTAATTTAGATGATATCAAAGCATTAGAAAATACAGGGGTAAGCGGCGTGATCGTTGGCCGTGCACTACTTGAAGGTAAATTTAGTGTGAAGGAGGCGATCACATGCTGGCAAAACGTATAATCCCCTGTCTTGATGTTCGTGACGGGCAAGTCGTTAAAGGTGTACAATTTCGTAATCATGAAATCATTGGCGATATTGTTCCGTTAGCCAAACGATATGCAGAGGAAGGCGCTGATGAACTGGTTTTTTACGATATTACCGCCTCATCAGATGGAAGAGTCGTAGATAAAAGTTGGGTAGCTAAGGTGGCCGAAGTTATCGATATTCCATTTTGTGTTGCAGGCGGTATCAAAACGATTGAGGATGCGGGACGAATTCTCTCTTTTGGTGCCGATAAGATCTCAATAAACTCCCCTGCTCTTGCAGATCCAACACTAATCACTCGTTTAGCTGATCGCTTTGGTGTACAGTGTGTCGTAGTGGGAATTGATACTTGGCACGATGAAAAAACCAATAGTTATCATGTCTATCAGTTCACTGGAGATGAAAAACGAACTATCGCGACAACATGGAATACCCTTGATTGGGTACAGGAAGTACAAAAACGTGGCGCAGGTGAAATTGTTCTTAACATGATGAATCAAGATGGTGTAAAAAAAGGCTATGATTTAGCACAATTAAAAGCGGTTAAATCGGTATGCCATGTGCCTTTGATTGCTTCTGGTGGTGCAGGTGAAATGGTTCATTTTCTTGATGCTTTTCATCAAGCTAATGTAGATGGTGCACTAGCCGCCTCGGTATTCCACAAACAAATTATTAATATCGGTGAACTTAAACAGTATTTATTTGATAACGGAGTCGAAATACGCTTATGTTAACAGCACAACAACTCAATCAACTCGATTGGCAAAAAGTCGATAATTTAATGCCAGTCATCATTCAGCATGCCATATCTGGCGATGTATTAATGCTTGGTTATATGAATCAAGAAGCCTTACAGCAGACGATTGCTTCAAAACAAGTGACATTCTATTCACGTACCAAGCAGCGTCTATGGACCAAAGGTGAAACCTCGGGGCATTTTTTAAATGTTGTCAATATGAGCGTGGATTGTGATAACGATACCTTACTTATTTTAGTCTATCCAATTGGCCCAACTTGCCATACTGGCAGTAATAGTTGCTTTAGTGAAGTTCAGACCCAATGGGGATTTCTTTTTGAACTAGAGCAACTACTGGCTTCACGTAAAAGCGCAGATCCAAGCTCCTCTTATACGGCTAAACTATATCATGACGGTACTAAACGTATTGCTCAAAAAGTTGGTGAAGAAGGCGTTGAAACAGCACTTGCCGCAACAGTACATGATCGTGAAGAGCTAAAAAATGAATCAGCAGATTTAATTTATCATCTATTAGTATTACTACAAGATCAAAACTTAAGTTTAAGTAATGTGATCGATATTTTAAAATCTCGCCATAAATAACATTGCACAACAATAAATTAGTCAACTCAATAGGATTGGCTAATTTATTTTTTACAGTATTCAACAATCTTTTATTTAAAATCGAATCATCAACTTGTCTAACCGCTAAACAATCAAATAG is drawn from Orbaceae bacterium BiB and contains these coding sequences:
- the hisA gene encoding 1-(5-phosphoribosyl)-5-[(5-phosphoribosylamino)methylideneamino]imidazole-4-carboxamide isomerase translates to MQMQKPTIIPALDLIDGNVVRLHQGDYNQKREYGNDPLLRLQDYQAQGAKILHLVDLTGAKDPNARQIDLIKHLIDGVNVPVQIGGGIRTESDVKALLDAGAARVVIGSTAIKSPDMVKQWFKNYGAERLVLALDVRINQAGEKHIAIHGWQEESTQTLEDVVEDFLPYGLKHVLCTDISKDGTLSGSNVALYQTISQKYPQVAFQASGGIGNLDDIKALENTGVSGVIVGRALLEGKFSVKEAITCWQNV
- the hisF gene encoding imidazole glycerol phosphate synthase subunit HisF, whose protein sequence is MLAKRIIPCLDVRDGQVVKGVQFRNHEIIGDIVPLAKRYAEEGADELVFYDITASSDGRVVDKSWVAKVAEVIDIPFCVAGGIKTIEDAGRILSFGADKISINSPALADPTLITRLADRFGVQCVVVGIDTWHDEKTNSYHVYQFTGDEKRTIATTWNTLDWVQEVQKRGAGEIVLNMMNQDGVKKGYDLAQLKAVKSVCHVPLIASGGAGEMVHFLDAFHQANVDGALAASVFHKQIINIGELKQYLFDNGVEIRLC
- the hisIE gene encoding bifunctional phosphoribosyl-AMP cyclohydrolase/phosphoribosyl-ATP diphosphatase HisIE; protein product: MLTAQQLNQLDWQKVDNLMPVIIQHAISGDVLMLGYMNQEALQQTIASKQVTFYSRTKQRLWTKGETSGHFLNVVNMSVDCDNDTLLILVYPIGPTCHTGSNSCFSEVQTQWGFLFELEQLLASRKSADPSSSYTAKLYHDGTKRIAQKVGEEGVETALAATVHDREELKNESADLIYHLLVLLQDQNLSLSNVIDILKSRHK